CTCTCGAACAGGCTGTACGACAGGCCCGTGTTCGCGACATCGGCCGTAATGGCATCCTGCGGCATCAGATACAGCCGGTCGCCGTCTTCCATACCGTGACCTGCGAAATACACCAGCAACGTGTCCTGGGGCCCGGTCAGGCCTACCCATTGTGAGAGTATGCCCAGTATCTTGCTGCGAGTCGGCCGGTGCATCGGCTCGGAGGCATCAGGGGTCATCAGTACAACGTTGCCGGGGTCAAAGCCACCGGCCACACCGAGCAGCGCATCCCGAACTGCCGTGGCGTCGCGTACCGTGTTGGGCAGATCAGAGAGCCCGGGGTCCTCGTAGTCGCCGACCCCTATAATCACGGCCCATTTCTGACAGTCCGACGATGCGGGCGCCTCGGCGCCTCCCGCACCGCGTTGCTGGGCAAACACCCCCGCAACAAGCGACAAGGCCGCGAGGAAAGAAAACATGACTTTAATGCGCATATGTATCCGGCCTCCCTCCTGATACAGACACCTTATGCTCCGAAATGTTCACATGCTTGGCGTTATCTTACCATGCATAGGCCGCAAGAGATGCCGAAACGAGACAGACAAGAAATATGGTCAGTGTGTACTGAGAGTTGAAAAGCTGACGTGGACGTTGCCCACAACCCAGAGAATCCAAAGAAATCCAATAGTTTTCACACATTATAAGTACTTGTGCTACAATTGCTTACGCAGGTCGCTTAAAAACTTCTTTCTGTTCTTGATAGAAGCCATACTTTAAGATATTAATGCGTAAACAGCGCAGCATCAAGGGTCCAATATCACGGGTAGGCGAGACGAACCACTCGAAATCCGAGGCTGTCCGCCGCGTTTTTAGCGGACTGATAATCCCTGCACGCCGACCGGCAGCCCCATGGAAAGCAGCCCCAGGACCCGCCACGGGTCACGCGGTAGTCGCCCGTTCGGGCTCCTTTCGGGTCAGTTGTTGTTTCGGACGGATAGCCACCATATAGGTCTGCGCACCACTCCCACACATTTCCGATTGTGTCATATAAGCCCCATGGGTTTGCCTTGAAGCTTCCCACTGGCGACACATTCCAATACCCGTCCGAAAACGGCAATCGCCACACCCACTGCTTCCCGTCCGGCCGTTTCGTCTCATCCGCACAATTCATGCAGCCTGTCCCGTCTTCAATCCGGTCGCCCCACCAGCACTCTGTATTCGTGCCCGCGCGGCATGCGTATTCCCATTCCGCTTCTGTCGGCAACCGGTAGGTATCCCCAGTCTTCTGGCTCAACCATTGACAATATGCCGTTGCATCATTCCAACTAACGAGAACGACGGGTTCGCGTTCCTCAACTTCCCTGTGAGGATTGCGCCAAGTTGCCCCCGCCGACAGCAGCCACCCGTGTTCCTCGATGTCATAGACAGCGCCTTGACCTGCTTTCTCGGCGTCTGTCTCATACCCCGTCGCGTCCACGAACGTCCGGAATCGGTCCACTGAAACCTCTCTTGTGCCCATCCAGAACCCTCGCGTTAGCGTTACCGCATGCTGCGGGTGTTCGTTTTCGAGCTCCGACTGCACCTCCTTGTAGCCATCACACATCGTAATAACCTGTTCCGGAGTCAGACTTGAGCCCATTTCGAAGTTTCCCGGCGGTATCCACGCGAATTCACCGCCTTCGAACATACACAGTTCACCCGGATTGGGTTCCTCGGCCGGCGGGGATGTCGGCGCAACCACGGTCGGCGGGCGTGTCTCGCCCGCGCCCGGACCTGTGACATACGGACGAGCCACAAAATAGAACTCCGCTGTCAACGACGTGTTCTCCCAGGGTATTTGCGCATCGTCCGTTGCCTGCAACACCTCGTTGCGCACGGTCATGAACAACTTTAGGATGTCGAGGTCGTTCTGTTCGAGATGCTTGAGCAGGCTGGCGGTATACACGCTGTTGCGGCCCGTGCCGTCGGCGGCGACCTTGCCCGGCGCCGTGGCATAAGCGATAAGACAGCCGCGCGCTGCTTCCATGGGGGCGAGACCCTGCGTGCTGCTGCGCCAGCTGCGCGCGAACGGATTGTTGCGACAAGCGTCCAGTATGACGATATTCACTCGTGCACCTGCGTCCTGCATCTTTTCGAGCACAAGCCCCGCGTCCACGCAGAAATACTTGGCTTCGTGTTCCGCCTCGATGGCCTTCCCAACGGGCACGAGGTAGTTGTGGCCTTCGACCTGGATACCGTGCCCCGCATAGTAGAACAGCGCCGCCGCCGCCCCGGCGATTCTGTCGCCGAACTCGCGGATGGCTGTTTCAATGCGCTGCTGGTCTACGTCGCTTTGAAGCATGACAGCGAAACCGAGCCTTTCCAGGGCCGCGGCCATGTCCGTCGCGTCATTCACAGGATTGCGCAAAGGCGAGTCCGGGTAAGCGGCATTGCCGACCACTAGTGCCACGCGCGCGCTTCCGGAGCCGCCGGGCGGCGGCGCGGCCGTGCCCCCGCCGCCGCGGTCCTGCGCGGCGGAGACCACGCACACCAGTGTCATGACCACAGCAACTGCCGCAATAGGCCCCCGGCTCATTGATTTACCCTCCATCACGGCGAGTATATATCACAGCGTTGGCGATGCCTCAAGGCCGTAAAGCGGCTTGCGGCAGCCGCGCACGGGTTGCGTATGGACAACGCGG
The window above is part of the Candidatus Hydrogenedentota bacterium genome. Proteins encoded here:
- a CDS encoding SUMF1/EgtB/PvdO family nonheme iron enzyme, which produces MSRGPIAAVAVVMTLVCVVSAAQDRGGGGTAAPPPGGSGSARVALVVGNAAYPDSPLRNPVNDATDMAAALERLGFAVMLQSDVDQQRIETAIREFGDRIAGAAAALFYYAGHGIQVEGHNYLVPVGKAIEAEHEAKYFCVDAGLVLEKMQDAGARVNIVILDACRNNPFARSWRSSTQGLAPMEAARGCLIAYATAPGKVAADGTGRNSVYTASLLKHLEQNDLDILKLFMTVRNEVLQATDDAQIPWENTSLTAEFYFVARPYVTGPGAGETRPPTVVAPTSPPAEEPNPGELCMFEGGEFAWIPPGNFEMGSSLTPEQVITMCDGYKEVQSELENEHPQHAVTLTRGFWMGTREVSVDRFRTFVDATGYETDAEKAGQGAVYDIEEHGWLLSAGATWRNPHREVEEREPVVLVSWNDATAYCQWLSQKTGDTYRLPTEAEWEYACRAGTNTECWWGDRIEDGTGCMNCADETKRPDGKQWVWRLPFSDGYWNVSPVGSFKANPWGLYDTIGNVWEWCADLYGGYPSETTTDPKGARTGDYRVTRGGSWGCFPWGCRSACRDYQSAKNAADSLGFRVVRLAYP